TCAGATGAACAGTTATGATGATATGCAGCGCTTTAGGGACAAAGCCCAAATAAAAGATATTGATTTCAGGGACATGTCCAGCCAGATGTTGCAGTCAGATGCTGTTGCATGGCCATTGATGAAACAGTTGTTGCGCAACCCGGCTGAGGATAACTCATTGTCTGGTACGCAATTAACCGGTGTGGCGCAACCTGTGCTGGTCAGCGCTTCGTTATTTAACGAACCGGCGGCTGCCGCGCCTCATCTCCCTCGTTTAACGCCGAAAACGGCCGTGCCGGATGCCGCGCCTTCGCTGTTGAGTGCCGTGGCCGCGTCGCTGCCGCCTGTGGTGGCAACAAAGCCGGTCGCGCCAGTGCAACCATCACTGCCACAACCGGTGAGTGCACCTGCTGAGCCGGTGGCTGAGGTCACGCTGCTGCATAAAGAGCAATGGCAAACACCGGCTGCTCCGCTTGCGGTGCGCCCGGCGGCCTTTGCCGCCGCCGCTGGGGAGGCGGCGGAAAACGGTCGTTTTAGGGCGTTGTTCAGTAGCCGCAGCCAACCAGACAATACCCCCTCATTATCAAAAACGATGTTATTAAAACCCTTGCTGGAGAAGATTGCGTTATGCCGTTAGTGTGTGTGTGTTCTCCGAAAGGGGGTGTCGGAAAAACCACCATGGCAGCCAATCTGGCTTATGCGTTAGCCCGTGGGGGAAGTAAAGTGCTGGCGATTGATTTTGATGTACAAAATTCATTGCGCCTGCATTTTGGTGTGCCGCTTACCGACGAGCGGGGATTCGTCGCCAAATCCGCTGAAACGCCGGACTGGAGCCAGTCCATTCTGACCAGTGACGACAATATTTTTGTGCTGCCTTACGGCGGCGTAACGGAAGAACAGCGGCTGGCGTTTGAGCATAATCTGGCCAATGACCCGCTGTTTTTGCGTCGTGGCCTGAGTACCGTGATGAATTATCCCGGCCTGGTGGTGATTGCCGATTTTCCACCCGGCCCGAGTCCGGCGCTGAAAGCCATGACCGAGCTTGCCGATCTCCATCTGGTGGTGATGATGGCGGATACTGCTTCGTTATCGTTAATGCCACAGATTGAGAACAACAAACTGACCGGTCAGGAGCTCAACCGCAAAAAAGGCACTTATCTGCTTTTAAATCAGACGGATAATCGCCGTGCGCTCTGTAGTCAGGTGGCCTCGTTTGTTCAGCAGCGTATGCCGGACAAACTGATAGGCAGCGTACACCGTGATGAGAGCGTTGCTGAAGCCAATGCCTCCCAGCGTTCGATTTTTGATTTCAGCCCGGTGTCTGCGGCGGCGTTTGATATTGAGCTTATCGGAAAGCGTGTGGCAGCGTTGCTGGATATCCGCATCGGTAATGGCGAAGTACAGGCTGATTTTCCTGCATATCAGGCCGTGTCAGGTCGATAATGCGAACATAACCTGACACCCTGCATGGACTCACATCCCTGGCCCTTTGTGGGGGCAGGGCATGTTCTTACGGACTTTTTTCATCCATCGACTTCAGGATAATCTATGAAAAAGATCCTGTTTTTGGCGTTATTGTTGGTTTTGCTGCCGGTTGCGGTGGTGGTGGTTATCACCCCGATGGACAGTGAAAAACAATATATCTTCGGCCTGATCAGTATCGGATTGATGCTTTTATTAGGGCAGAGCAAACGCCGGACGGTGACCGTCATACTGGTGGTGATGGCGACACTGACGTCTACTCGCTATATCTATTGGCGGGCGACGGAAACCCTGCACTTTAACTCGGAAATCGAAGCGATTCTGGGCATCGGGCTGTTTGTCGCCGAGTTGTACGTATGGGTCATTCTGATGCTGGGCTTTTTGCAAACCACCTGGCCGCTGGAACGCACTATCGAGCCGATGCCGCAAGACACGGACGTGTGGCCAACGGTGGACGTATATGTTCCCACCTATAACGAAAGCCTGGATGTGGTACGCGATACCGTGCTGGCGGCGCAATGTATTGATTACCCACGCGATAAAATGAAGGTTTACCTGCTTGATGACGGTAAGCGCAGCGAATTTGCCGTTTTCGCCGCTCAGGCAGGGGTCGGGTATATCACTCGTGATAACAATGCCCATGCCAAAGCAGGCAACCTCAATCATGCCCTGAAACTGACACAAGGTGAGCTGATTTGCGTGTTTGACTGCGACCACGTAGCCAAGCGAATCTTCCTGCAAGCGACCGTCGCCCCGTTCCTGTCAGACCCGAAACTGGCGCTGTTACAGACGCCGCACTATTTTTACTCGCCCGACCCGTTTGAACGTAACCTGCGCGCGGCGCGGCAGATCCCCAACGAAGGGGCGCTGTTTTACGGCCCGGTGCAGCAAGGCAATGATTTGTGGGATGCGGCCTTTTTCTGTGGCTCTTGTGCGGTGATTCGCCGTTCCGCGTTAGATGACATCGGCGGGTTCGCGGTTGAAACCGTGACCGAAGATGCGCACACCGCGATGAAAATGCAGCGTAAAGGGTGGAAATCCGCGTTTTTGGCGATTCCGCTGGCTGCGGGCCTGGCTACCGAACGTTTGGTGTTGCATGTGATTCAGCGTACCCGCTGGGCGCGCGGCATGGCGCAAATTTTCCGGGTGGATAACCCGTTGCTGGGGCGCGGGCTGACGTTGCCGCAGCGTTTGTGCTATCTCAATGCCATGCTGCACTTTCAGTTTGGTTTGCCGCGAGTCGCCTTCCTGACGGCTCCGCTCGCTTATTTGCTGTTTAATCTCAATATCATTCACTCATCGGCGTTGATGATTTTTGCCTATGCGCTGCCGCATCTGGTGATTTCGATGTACGTCAACTCACGGATGACCGGGCGCTTTCGCTACAGTTTCTGGGGTGAAATTTATGAAACGGTGATGGCGTTTCATTTGGTTATCCCAACGCTGGTGACGCTGATTTCACCCAAACATGGCAAATTCAACGTGACCGATAAAGGCGGCTTGCTGGACGAAGGCTTTTTTGATTTTCGTATCGTCCGGCCGCATCTCATCGCGTCGCTGCTGCTTGGGGCTGGGGTCGTGGCCGGGATTACCCGCATCGTCGCCCATGATTATTTCAACGTTGACCCCTATGTGATTGTGCTCAATCTGGTGTGGGCGATGTTTAGTCTGCTGACGTTACTGGCAGCGATTGCCGTGGCGCGGGAAACCAAACAGGTGCGTAAAACCATCCGCGTTGATGTGGATGTTCCGGCGATTATTCACTATGCCAGTGGCATTGCATCACGTACCACCACGGTCAACCTGTCGATGGGCGGTGCGCAGCTAAACGCCCCGGACAAACGCCACGAGCATGATGAAATCGAAGCCATTGAGCTGTTACTGCAATCGAGCGAGATTTGCCTGCCGGTGCAGTCTGTGGCGGCCGATGATG
This sequence is a window from Dickeya aquatica. Protein-coding genes within it:
- the bcsQ gene encoding cellulose biosynthesis protein BcsQ codes for the protein MPLVCVCSPKGGVGKTTMAANLAYALARGGSKVLAIDFDVQNSLRLHFGVPLTDERGFVAKSAETPDWSQSILTSDDNIFVLPYGGVTEEQRLAFEHNLANDPLFLRRGLSTVMNYPGLVVIADFPPGPSPALKAMTELADLHLVVMMADTASLSLMPQIENNKLTGQELNRKKGTYLLLNQTDNRRALCSQVASFVQQRMPDKLIGSVHRDESVAEANASQRSIFDFSPVSAAAFDIELIGKRVAALLDIRIGNGEVQADFPAYQAVSGR
- the bcsO gene encoding cellulose biosynthesis protein BcsO — translated: MNSYDDMQRFRDKAQIKDIDFRDMSSQMLQSDAVAWPLMKQLLRNPAEDNSLSGTQLTGVAQPVLVSASLFNEPAAAAPHLPRLTPKTAVPDAAPSLLSAVAASLPPVVATKPVAPVQPSLPQPVSAPAEPVAEVTLLHKEQWQTPAAPLAVRPAAFAAAAGEAAENGRFRALFSSRSQPDNTPSLSKTMLLKPLLEKIALCR
- the bcsA gene encoding UDP-forming cellulose synthase catalytic subunit; protein product: MKKILFLALLLVLLPVAVVVVITPMDSEKQYIFGLISIGLMLLLGQSKRRTVTVILVVMATLTSTRYIYWRATETLHFNSEIEAILGIGLFVAELYVWVILMLGFLQTTWPLERTIEPMPQDTDVWPTVDVYVPTYNESLDVVRDTVLAAQCIDYPRDKMKVYLLDDGKRSEFAVFAAQAGVGYITRDNNAHAKAGNLNHALKLTQGELICVFDCDHVAKRIFLQATVAPFLSDPKLALLQTPHYFYSPDPFERNLRAARQIPNEGALFYGPVQQGNDLWDAAFFCGSCAVIRRSALDDIGGFAVETVTEDAHTAMKMQRKGWKSAFLAIPLAAGLATERLVLHVIQRTRWARGMAQIFRVDNPLLGRGLTLPQRLCYLNAMLHFQFGLPRVAFLTAPLAYLLFNLNIIHSSALMIFAYALPHLVISMYVNSRMTGRFRYSFWGEIYETVMAFHLVIPTLVTLISPKHGKFNVTDKGGLLDEGFFDFRIVRPHLIASLLLGAGVVAGITRIVAHDYFNVDPYVIVLNLVWAMFSLLTLLAAIAVARETKQVRKTIRVDVDVPAIIHYASGIASRTTTVNLSMGGAQLNAPDKRHEHDEIEAIELLLQSSEICLPVQSVAADDGKIRLRFDDIPLSQRRALVRVVLSRADAWINPPYAQDRPLRSLWAVVKTVCEFFWLSLTTRSKKPASAPVDVKKEDAAT